One Planifilum fimeticola DNA segment encodes these proteins:
- a CDS encoding thermonuclease family protein codes for MCKPNFEIASRDRGTGFVYVNDEDIALLLLREGYLKVYPSDWEIDGKKMRDKLQTYQRAEELAMEEDKGIWGKFD; via the coding sequence GTGTGTAAACCGAATTTTGAAATAGCTTCTAGAGACCGTGGAACGGGATTCGTTTATGTAAATGACGAAGATATCGCTCTATTACTGTTAAGGGAGGGATACCTGAAGGTCTATCCAAGCGATTGGGAAATCGACGGGAAGAAGATGAGGGACAAGCTGCAAACCTACCAGAGGGCCGAAGAGTTGGCCATGGAAGAGGATAAGGGCATATGGGGGAAATTTGATTAG